Genomic segment of Benincasa hispida cultivar B227 chromosome 1, ASM972705v1, whole genome shotgun sequence:
AGACCTACGTGAAGCTAGAAGTAACTACTTTCGATTTTTCTTATAGAATAGAAGGCTTTTAATCACTTTGATTTCTAGCAGTAAACTCTTCTGGGGGGTTTGATCAGTAGAGGGGACGACTTCTCttcatttctcattttcttcgcTTCCCAAGATATTTAGGGAAAAGCCCCTTCTTTCAGTACAATAAGGGAGTGCTTTTCTTCCTTTCGTTTAGTATTCGTAGGGATACCCACAATTGAGACCAGAGACTGAGGTCATATATGACCTTTTGAGGCTACATCTCATGATGTCTTTATTGGAGAACTCTTTGATGAAAGTTGTGAGCTCTTAGAGACCCTGGGCCTACCGCTCCGTGGGAATGTAAGGGGTTTTTTTATTGGCGGGACGAGTAGGAAAGTGGTTTTTTTATTGGTTCGACGGGACGAGTAGGACCTTCCCTTGAACCTAATTCAACTGTTGGGAGTAGGGGCTTTCTTGTACCGCCATACGCACCCAGACATTACACCAATTGTGGCTGGCCCAACAATTTCGAGAATGCCGTTGTCATGATGTTGATCTGGCTTCTGCGACTACGGCATCCGCGTAGCTCCGAATACGTGCATTGGAGCTCTTCGCTCGATGTCCCGGGTCGCTCTGTTGTAAACCGCTGTTTCGTCGGGCGGTGGCTTATTTCTAACACCCCACTTACTAGATCAAACAAATAAAGCTCCATTGAATGAATAAACTTCTCCCTCCCGAACAAGGGTCAGTCAATGGTTCGGGGAAAAGCCTATCTGAGTGATGTTCAAAAACGGGAAAATCGTGCAAATTTCATATATGTAAGATGCGGCAggtatttctttatttttctttgttaaaGACCTATCATTGAACTAACTGATATCTAATCTTAGAATCAGGGGATTAGTGAGTTTGGGTCTGTGTTCCGGATGTGCAAGATGTCTCCGATGCGGTTGTGCTTTCGCCGTAGTCTTTCTATTTGATTGTTGTGGTTNAGATGTCTCCGATGCGGTTGTGCTTTCGCCGTAGTCTTTCTATTTGATTGTTGTGGTTGTGTGTTTCGAGATTTCATTGCCGCGATTCCGGCTACCTGATTATGCGGGAATCCCTAGTTTTCCTCTCTGAGGTTGATTGAATCTCTCCTTATCTGATTGTCGGTCTGCTTCACATGGATCCCCCGCCTCGTTTGAGTGCAGCTTTTTTCTGATCTTCATCCGGGTTCCTAAATTTCTCATTGGAATTTCTTTCATTATCTTTCACTTGATAGTGAAGGTTTTGGAATgggctttttctttttttctttttcggtATGACGCTCCACGGTCAAGGAGCGAAAGAACCAATTGGGCTGTGGTGATGTCAGAATTTGCACCTATTTGTATCTATTTAGTGATCAGTCTGCTAGTTTCTTTGATCCCCTCGGTGTTCCTTTCCCATTTGCTTCCAATAGTTCAACCTATCGAGAAAAATTGTCGGCCTATGAATGTGGTTTCGATCCTTCCGGTGATGCCAGAAGTCTTTTCGATATACGATTTTATCTTGtttccattttatttattatccttgATCCGGAAGTAACCTTTTCCTTTCGTTGGGCAGTACCTCTCAACAAGATTGATCTGTTTGGATCTTGGTCCATGATGGcctttttattgattttgacGATTGGATTTCTCTATGAATGGAAAAGGGGTGCTTCGGATCGGGAGTAATCACTAGTGAGAGGGCAAAAAGAGGGGGGAAGGACAAAGGAAAGAGCGATGCCTACATTAAATCAATTGATTCGTCATGGTAGAGAAGAAAAACGGCGCACGGACCGTACTCGAGCTTCGGATCAATGTCCCCAGAAGCAAGGAGTACGCCCGCATGTTTCAACGAGAACACCAAAAAAACCTAATTCAGCTCCATGTAAGATAGCCAAAGTACGGTTGAGGAATCGACATGATATATTTGCTCACATTCCGGGCGAAGGTCATAATTTGCAGGAACATTCTATGGTGTTAATAAGAG
This window contains:
- the LOC120077678 gene encoding ribosomal protein S12, mitochondrial, with the translated sequence MPTLNQLIRHGREEKRRTDRTRASDQCPQKQGVRPHVSTRTPKKPNSAPCKIAKVRLRNRHDIFAHIPGEGHNLQEHSMVLIRGGIVKDSPGVKSHCIRGVKDLLGIPDRRRGRSKYGAEKPKSI